The region GCTGACACAAGGTTGAGTTCAGAAGAACTCAGAACAACCACCGGTCTGAGTTTCTTACCCACCATGTTTGTAAAGGGTAGCTCAAGAATTACTATATCCCCTTCCTCATAACTCGAAGAGTTCTTCTGCATCTTCGCTCTCCCTCAGAAGCTTTAAGTATCCGTACAATTTAAGGTCATCAATTGCTTTAACCTCTTCTATTCTCAAAACCACTCGGGATCGTTCTGGAATATCCAATGCTTCTATCGGTATCAAAACACCTTTTTCGTAAATGCACTCCACCTTTTTCATATCATTCACTCAGAACTAACCTTGAAATACATTTTGCCTGTGTGTGGTTTATATTATCCATCTCGTATGAATAATGCTGTCCAGTGTGCAGTACGAAATAATCCATCCCTTTTCTCTCGCACTCCCTTATCACAGGGCTCATCCTGATTATCTCAGGGCGTGTGCCGAGAATTATTGCTATCCTTTCATTCAACCCTGCACGATCCTGACATCCAAGTTCCTGAAGTGATTGTCGAAAGTGTATATTTCTTCAACATTGGTCTCTTTCATCTTCAAATAAGCGAGAGCGTCGTTCACACTAACGTTTTTCTCCTTGGCAATTAGCAAAGCCCTTAGATAGTCTTCCTGCGAAACTGCTAATATTCTGACGTTCTCAGCAAGCAGCAGGTTTTCGAGAAACTTCAGAGCTGTTGAGAGATTAAGCTTCGCTTCGAGGATGTTTGCCACCTCGCTCAGATGAACTGCAGTTGTTACGACCTCTTCCCCATTCTCAACCCTGAGCAGAATTTGCTTGGCTTTTTCCTTTCTTTCAAGGATTTCCTTGCTGACCTTTCCCCTGGGCCTTACCACGGAGTATAGGAATACGTTGGCATCTATGAACCTCATAACATCTCCTCAAGAAGCTCCTTTTCAACGTCTTCCCTGATCTCGGCCTCGATTATGTCGAAGAACTGCGAAAGTTTTGGTTTCCTCTTCGGCAAAATCTCTATCCTGTCCTCAAATTCGATCAGAATTACTTCACTACCCCACCTTTCCCTCCACTCCTTAGGTAGAACAATCCTCCCCTGACTATCAATTTTCTTAACTTCCACAACCACCAGTAATCACCATTAATGTGGTCTGCTACCAAGTTTATAAAAATTTTGTAATCTCCGTCCGCTGTGTGAACTTCAACAGCATCCTGCCCTCTCAGCTTCCTGTCGTTCGACCAGATCTGCTCTTCCAGAAAATTCAAGACGACCTCCAGCTCCTCTTTAGGAAGTTTAATCTTTTCGAGTATTTCGTCAAAATGCTCACGAATTTCGATGAACAGATACTTTAGCCAGAAACGAAATTTCCTCGGAATCTTGTTTGTTACAAAAACTCTGAACGTTCCCCCTCTGGCCATAAGGGCGGCAAGTACTACATTGGCGTTAATCACCAGTAACGTGCTTTCTGAACCTCTCGGCAATCGATTTGCTGATTTTCTCGCCCGGCTCTAAAGCATCCCCTCCAGTCCTGCCCCCCGATTAAAGTTATGTGCACTTCCCATAAAATATTACTCCCATACTGATTGACTCAGCCAATGTCCAGATTACAAACCGCTATCCACCAATAGTGGTATGTCCGGTGCGCATTATTAAGTAATCTATCTCTTTCTCTCCACGTTCTCTTATTACGGCACTCATTTTGATTCTACGGACGTGTGCACAGGTTTTGACAGAATCCGGTAAAATCATTTTCGTAACAGTCACTTGTGTTCCTTCATTATCTGAACGAGCGAATTGAGGATCAGCCCGGAGGTGACCATGAGCAGGCCGAGAATCAGAAACAGGGCACTTCCGATTGATGGGCCGTACGGCAGTTTGTTCGTGTCGTAGTACACTGAAAATGCCCAGAAGCCAAAGGCAAGCCCGATGACTGTCAGAGCAAAACCCGCAGAGCCGAACAGCAGCATCGGTCGCTTGTAGCCGATCAGACCAACGATGTCGTTCAGAACGCTCATCCCGTGTGAGAGGGGATTCTTCTTGTGCCTGTTCGGGACGTCGTATATTGCAGAGATGGGCACCTCCCTGATTCTCAACCCTTTAGACGACAGGCGGGCGATCATCTCAGACTCTATGCTGTAGCCGTTCGACTCGAAGTTGATGCTCTCCAGCACCTTCCTGTTCATCGCCCTGAAACCGGATTGCGAGTCAGAGATCGTGATCTCAGATCCCAGATTGGTCACGAAGGTCAGGATTTTCTGCCCGAGCATCCTGTATTTCGGGATTTTCCCGTTGTTCTCTAAGAACCTGGAGCCGATTACCAGATCCGCCTCGCCCTTTAAAATGGGCTCGACAAGTGAGGGGATTTCATCGGGATCGTGCTGCCCGCCTCCATCGAGCATAACCACGACAGAGTAACCGAGCTCCTTGGCACGTTCAAAGCCCACCATGAGGGCGTGAGCCTTTCCACAATTCTCCTCGAGCCGTATAACCTCAGCTCCGGCCAGTTCTGCAATCTCGGCCGTTTTATCCGTGGAGCCGTCATCCACGACAATGACTCTGTCCACGTATTTCTTGGCCCTCAAAACCACACTCCCAATGGCTATCTCCTCGTTGTAGGCAGGAATGACGGCTGCGACATCATTCTGCATAATAAAGCACCTCACAGAAAGTACAAAATTTTTATAACAAAAATAATTAACCCGAATCAATGCTGCTCTTCGGACACATCGGAATCACGCTCGGAATCGCTTGGCTGATTGAATCAAGGCTCAGAATTAGAATGGATTACAGGCTGATTGCTGTTGGCTCACTGCTGCCTGACATGATCGATAAACCGGCTGGAATGCTTCTGCTTCTCCTGAACAATGGCAGGGTTTTTGCCCACACTCTGCTGTTCATCCTGACTCTCCACCTGATCGGCTTGAAGTACAGAGGATTTCTGTTTCTGTCCTTTGCGTCCTTCCTCCACCTGATCGAAGACGAGATGTGGAACGAGCCGGAAACGCTCTTCTGGCCCCTGCTGGGCGGCTTTCCCGCCAGAGAACGTGTGGGGTTTTACGAATACGTTGAGAGGATAATATCGGAATACACACCCTCTCTTTCCCATGTGTTCATCTTGGAAGTTACGGGCTTCATCGTAATCTTGGTATTGGTGATGAGGCGCGGTTCTCTTTTCGGCGCCCGACATTAACCTGCGGTCATTCTTTCAGTGAACCGCGTTCCGAAGTAGCGGAATCGAGGAAGAGGTATGAACAGGATACAGATCTGAATTGTTCTTGTAGACAACACTCAAATCCAGGATTGCCATTCCGGCCGAGTCATATCCCCTGTATTCCAGATTGACCAGCCCCCTCAGCAGAATGGGGCTGGCCCTTCTGGAACCGATATAGACGGTAGTTCTGCGCATAATATCACCAAACGGGTATGAAAAATTGACAGTGCAAACGCCCATAGCAACAGCTGACCCCGGCCAGCCCTCCTCATCGCTTGACGCTCGGTCTCTGCTGGCCGGGTAAGGCGCCACTACGTTGTTCATTTAGTCTGATGGATGCAGCACATCAATAATTGCAAATTTATGTTTTCAGCCAAATATTTCTGGGAAATTTAAATTTTGCTATCCTGTTTTGATATGGATCATGATCTACACTATCGCTTCAAGGAGGTCTCTCGGCACTCTAACGTACTTTCTGACAGTTTGAATGAATATCTCTCTTTGCGCTGAAAACGTTATCCACCAGGTGTCCTCGAAGCCCTCTGTTTCGCTCAGTTCCCTCGCTATAAGCCTTATCTGCGCCTCGGACATCTTGTATCCCCTTTCTCTCAGCACCTTCCTGAGCTTTGAGAGTGTGATTATGAAGTAGCTCATCTTCTCTCCCCTGTCTGAGGACACGTTCTTCAGCGTACCGCACTTACTGCAGCAGGGGTGCAGTTTCATGACACCGTTGGGCAACCTAGCCCAGTCACCTTTACCGGATTCGTGGTCGCATCCCATTGGCATCCCTCCTGGAACCATTCTGGATCAGCGTTTTCGCCCTCTCCATACCTGCAGGGCAGCAATAACCAGCACAGCGGTCAAAAACTCAAAACCCGGGATTTGAATTGAGATGCTTGCGGCGTTTTCCTGCCCGCTGGCCGTATTGTTGGTCTCGTCAGGCTCCTCAGTCCTGTTTACGCCATTTTCCGGTGTGGATATCGGCGTGGGTGTGGCTGTGCCGGTTCGATTTGGCTCAAGAGTTTTTTCAGGTTTTGGCGTGGATACTGGAGTGTTTGCTGGTGTCGGAGAGAGTGTAGGTGTTGTGGTTGGAGTCATCTCCGGAGTGGGCGTTTGTACTGGCGTGGGTGTGGTTGTCGGCGTGGAAGCCTGGGCTGACAGTCCACCTCCTGAGCCGCCTGAGGAGGTTGCCGGACTGCTGTATTTTTCTGATAATGTGATGACCCTTTTCACACCCCCGGCAGATATCACGAACTCTCCAGGCGGGAGGGGAGATGTATCGTAGGTGTAGCTGAATTTACCGTTCTCGTCTGCAGTTATGTAACCTGTGGCTGTGATTTTGAGCCTGACAGTGCTTTCTCCTGACTTTCCACGGATTATCACATCGTACGTTCCCGCCGGAACACTCTGGGAAATTGTGGCCACGCCGTTTGTCGCGTCTTTGTTCAGAGTTACCCAGGCCGGAAGGTACAGAGATCCTATCAGGAGCCTCCTGGCACTCACGTCGAGGTCAAGGCAGCCGTATGCCGTTACCGTGAACCTGTTTTTGGTGTTGGGTATGTTTATGCCCGAGACGGAAAACACGTACTCGCCGTTGTTCACGGCGACAACCTTCTCAAACGTTATGTCTATCCTGACCTCCTCGCCGGGACTCGCGGTTCCGGATATGACTACCACGTCACCCTTTACCGGGTTTTCCGGGGTTAAGGTCAGGCCCAGAACTGCCGCACTGACGGTGTTCTGGAGCAGGATTGTAATTAAAACAAAAAATAAGGGAAGTGCTCTTGCCATCTCTACGATCTCCTCCAGTAAGCCACTGCCAGCACTATCAGTACGGCTATGGTGATCCATAGCAGCGGATTCTTCCACCATGCTGCCTGCTCCTCCAGGGTGGGTGTCAGCTCGGGAGCCGGAGTCTCCCCAGGAGTTTCAGTCTTTGCAGCTGTCGGAGTGACAGCAGGCGTGGGCGTAACGATTTCAGGAGTCCTGGTCGGTGTGGGGGTCACTGAAGGAGCAACCTCCTTGACAGCGATTGCAAACACGCTGAAACCTCCGGTTTCAGCCCTGTAGTAGTAATAGTT is a window of Geoglobus acetivorans DNA encoding:
- a CDS encoding AbrB/MazE/SpoVT family DNA-binding domain-containing protein, coding for MVVEVKKIDSQGRIVLPKEWRERWGSEVILIEFEDRIEILPKRKPKLSQFFDIIEAEIREDVEKELLEEML
- a CDS encoding PIN domain-containing protein, encoding MRFIDANVFLYSVVRPRGKVSKEILERKEKAKQILLRVENGEEVVTTAVHLSEVANILEAKLNLSTALKFLENLLLAENVRILAVSQEDYLRALLIAKEKNVSVNDALAYLKMKETNVEEIYTFDNHFRNLDVRIVQG
- a CDS encoding glycosyltransferase, producing MQNDVAAVIPAYNEEIAIGSVVLRAKKYVDRVIVVDDGSTDKTAEIAELAGAEVIRLEENCGKAHALMVGFERAKELGYSVVVMLDGGGQHDPDEIPSLVEPILKGEADLVIGSRFLENNGKIPKYRMLGQKILTFVTNLGSEITISDSQSGFRAMNRKVLESINFESNGYSIESEMIARLSSKGLRIREVPISAIYDVPNRHKKNPLSHGMSVLNDIVGLIGYKRPMLLFGSAGFALTVIGLAFGFWAFSVYYDTNKLPYGPSIGSALFLILGLLMVTSGLILNSLVQIMKEHK
- a CDS encoding antitoxin AF2212-like protein, whose protein sequence is MKKVECIYEKGVLIPIEALDIPERSRVVLRIEEVKAIDDLKLYGYLKLLRESEDAEELFEL
- a CDS encoding metal-dependent hydrolase, yielding MLLFGHIGITLGIAWLIESRLRIRMDYRLIAVGSLLPDMIDKPAGMLLLLLNNGRVFAHTLLFILTLHLIGLKYRGFLFLSFASFLHLIEDEMWNEPETLFWPLLGGFPARERVGFYEYVERIISEYTPSLSHVFILEVTGFIVILVLVMRRGSLFGARH